The Streptomyces sp. NBC_00335 DNA window GCGCCCCCTGCTCCGTGCTGATGTGTCAGGGAAGGATGCCCACTCCGGAGACCACCTCACCCGCCTACGGGACTGCGGCCTGGTCGTCGCCGTTTCCGACGGCCACTGCACCCCGGCTCGATCTCGGTCGACCGAGGCGATAGCGGTCAGGGCCCCGGCCGCTGGTCGGCCCGGGACCCGGCCGGTGCCGCGAGGACGAGGGCGAGCACCGCGTCTCCCGCCTGCCACGCCATGGCGCGGCGACGTCCGCCGAGGACGGGCGGCCGCAGACCCAGGATGGCGATGCCCCGCGCAGCGGTCCCGAAGATCCCGGTCCGGTCGGCCTTGACCGCCGCTTCCTTCAGCGCCCAGGCGCCCGCCAGCGCGTCGGGCCGGTCCGTACCGACGAGGGAGAGCTCCCCGGGCGAGAGCACGTGGTCCGCGACCCGGCGTACCGCGTCGGCCGAGGCGGTCTCGCACAGGTCCACCCCGACCGGCTGCGGTGCGAGGGCCGCGGCGACGTGGTGGGCGGTGTGGCTGATGGAGACGTGCAGGGCGGGCACCGGGCTGCCGCCGACGAGGACGTGGGGGCTGCCGTCCTCGCGCGGGAGGATCTCCACGTCGGCCGCCGGGGCGTCGAGGAACTCGCCGACCAGGCGCTTGGCGAGCAGCCGCCCCGCCGCCCACTCGGCCTGCCGCCAGGCGGGCAGAGCCCGGGCCAGCTGCTGCTCTGCCGGTGAGAGTGACGCGAGGGACACCGCCGGGTGGAGGGCGGGGCGCCGGGTCACGAGGACCCCGGCCCCGCCCCATCGGTGGACCTGTCCCGGCTCGATCGGCGGAAAGACGGTGTGCACGGCGGCGGGGGTCACGCGACGGCGGGGGCGGGGGCGGGGGCGGCGGTGGCCGGGTCCGCGTCCGGCTGCCGCAGTGCGCCCTCCAGCGCGGTCACGGCCTGCCGGATCTGGTCGGGCGTGTGGTCACTGGTGATGAAGAAGCGCAGCCGGGCCATTTCCTCCGGTACGGCCGGGTAGAGGATGGGGTTGACGCTGATGCCCTGCTGGAAGAGGGCCTCCGCGAGCTTCAGGGTCTTCAGCGAGTCCCCGACGATGCACGGGACGACCGGCGTGTCGTGGCTGTCCCCGACGTCGATCCCCGCCT harbors:
- a CDS encoding 4'-phosphopantetheinyl transferase family protein, which codes for MHTVFPPIEPGQVHRWGGAGVLVTRRPALHPAVSLASLSPAEQQLARALPAWRQAEWAAGRLLAKRLVGEFLDAPAADVEILPREDGSPHVLVGGSPVPALHVSISHTAHHVAAALAPQPVGVDLCETASADAVRRVADHVLSPGELSLVGTDRPDALAGAWALKEAAVKADRTGIFGTAARGIAILGLRPPVLGGRRRAMAWQAGDAVLALVLAAPAGSRADQRPGP